The Lentzea guizhouensis genome contains a region encoding:
- a CDS encoding serine hydrolase domain-containing protein, producing the protein MDNDFIAETARRFSIPGAAVGVFHNGEEHLFTHGVTSVENPLPVNEDTLFLLGSVTKTYTATAIMRLVAAGRVELDAPVRRHVPELRLADDREVTVRQLLNHTSGLDWGTLADTGEGDDALARHVAELATLTLVGAAGERPSYSQSGYNLAGRIIENVTGQTYEQAMSALVLDPLGLSGTHFDRDAVMTRRFAVGHEKGEIARPWRHWRANNPGGGIAASVRDVLRWACSHLDADDLAEMRRPTARLRGSNLGDAIGVGWFLREIDGVQAIGHGGSSNGQFAELLLVPSLGFAVVSMANQGPDGIPFNQAVVREALRAHAGLLDRDPDPLPYNASAAAEVAGSYDNDAMVMTIENTGSGLVLEVLIRPEIRANAEMDLPADHAPFPMALLPDDEYLLTEGAFTGQRGFFTRSSDGRIIGVDLAGRMFGRVR; encoded by the coding sequence ATGGACAACGACTTCATCGCGGAGACCGCCCGCCGCTTCAGCATCCCCGGCGCCGCCGTCGGCGTCTTCCACAACGGCGAGGAGCACCTCTTCACCCACGGCGTCACGAGCGTCGAGAACCCGTTGCCGGTCAACGAGGACACGCTGTTCCTGCTCGGCTCGGTCACCAAGACCTACACCGCCACCGCGATCATGCGCCTGGTCGCGGCCGGCCGGGTCGAGCTGGACGCGCCGGTGCGCCGGCACGTGCCGGAGCTGCGGCTCGCCGACGACCGCGAGGTCACCGTCCGCCAGCTGCTCAACCACACCTCCGGCCTCGACTGGGGCACGCTGGCCGACACCGGCGAGGGCGACGACGCACTGGCCAGGCACGTCGCCGAGCTCGCCACCCTGACCCTGGTCGGCGCGGCGGGGGAGCGCCCGTCCTACAGCCAGTCCGGCTACAACCTGGCCGGGCGGATCATCGAGAACGTCACCGGCCAGACCTACGAGCAGGCGATGTCGGCGTTGGTGCTGGACCCGCTCGGGCTGAGCGGTACGCACTTCGACCGCGACGCCGTGATGACCCGCCGGTTCGCCGTCGGCCACGAGAAGGGCGAGATCGCCCGCCCGTGGCGGCACTGGCGGGCCAACAACCCCGGCGGCGGCATCGCGGCATCGGTGCGAGATGTGCTGCGGTGGGCTTGTTCTCACCTCGACGCCGACGACCTGGCCGAGATGCGCCGCCCGACGGCCCGGTTGCGCGGCAGCAACCTCGGCGACGCGATCGGCGTGGGCTGGTTCCTGCGCGAGATCGACGGCGTCCAGGCCATCGGGCACGGCGGTTCGTCGAACGGCCAGTTCGCGGAGCTGCTGCTCGTGCCGTCGCTGGGCTTCGCGGTGGTGTCGATGGCGAACCAGGGCCCGGACGGCATCCCGTTCAACCAGGCGGTCGTCCGGGAGGCGCTGCGTGCGCACGCCGGCCTGCTCGACCGCGACCCGGACCCGTTGCCCTACAACGCCTCTGCCGCCGCGGAGGTCGCCGGCTCCTACGACAACGACGCGATGGTGATGACCATCGAGAACACCGGGTCGGGCCTGGTGCTGGAAGTCCTGATCCGCCCGGAGATCCGCGCGAACGCCGAGATGGACCTGCCCGCCGACCACGCGCCGTTCCCGATGGCCCTGCTGCCCGACGACGAGTACCTGCTCACCGAGGGCGCGTTCACCGGCCAGCGCGGCTTCTTCACGCGATCCTCTGACGGCCGCATCATCGGCGTCGACCTCGCCGGACGCATGTTCGGCCGAGTGCGATGA
- a CDS encoding patatin-like phospholipase family protein encodes MTGGRALVLGGGGVTGIAWETGLLHGLAEHGVDLTGADLFVGTSAGSVVATQLAGGVPLGDLYGSQLLPPDGEIPARLTGWMVVRYALSYALPGSGAAKRARLGRAALRANTPSEASRREVFESRLSIKDWPSRALKVTAVDAADGRFVAFSQESGVPLVDAVASSCAVPLVWPPVTIGGRRYMDGGMRSVANVDLAAGCSRVVVVAPLTRAMTKAATPQAQADRLGVPSIVVSPDATALAAIGKNLLDPARRKPAAEAGYAQAASVAEAVRAVWN; translated from the coding sequence ATGACTGGCGGACGCGCATTGGTGCTGGGCGGTGGCGGTGTCACCGGAATCGCTTGGGAGACAGGACTTCTGCACGGACTCGCAGAACACGGCGTCGACCTGACAGGAGCGGACCTGTTCGTCGGCACGTCGGCCGGTTCGGTGGTCGCGACGCAGTTGGCGGGCGGTGTGCCGCTCGGTGACCTGTACGGGAGCCAGCTGTTGCCGCCCGATGGGGAGATCCCGGCCCGGCTGACCGGCTGGATGGTCGTCCGGTATGCGCTTTCCTACGCCCTGCCGGGTTCCGGAGCCGCGAAACGCGCCCGGCTGGGACGGGCGGCGTTGCGTGCGAACACGCCGTCGGAGGCGTCGCGGCGGGAGGTGTTCGAGAGCCGGTTGTCCATCAAGGACTGGCCCTCGCGGGCGTTGAAGGTGACCGCGGTGGACGCCGCCGACGGGCGGTTCGTGGCGTTCTCCCAGGAGAGCGGCGTGCCGCTGGTGGACGCGGTCGCCTCGTCGTGCGCGGTGCCGCTCGTGTGGCCGCCGGTGACGATCGGCGGGCGCCGGTACATGGACGGCGGGATGCGGTCGGTGGCCAACGTGGACCTCGCCGCCGGGTGCTCGCGGGTCGTCGTGGTGGCGCCGTTGACCCGTGCCATGACCAAGGCCGCGACCCCGCAGGCGCAGGCCGACCGGCTGGGCGTGCCGTCGATCGTGGTCAGCCCCGATGCGACGGCGCTGGCGGCGATCGGGAAGAACCTGCTGGACCCGGCCCGCCGCAAGCCCGCAGCGGAGGCCGGGTACGCCCAGGCCGCGTCGGTCGCCGAGGCCGTTCGCGCCGTCTGGAACTGA
- a CDS encoding MerR family transcriptional regulator translates to MITIGQLARYAGVTIKAVRHYHKVGLLPEPARDASGYRRYTARDAIDLVKIRTLAEAAVPLARIEELLRADPAEFAASIAEIDAALRRREEEIRQARERVTRLQAGATLFVTAEAAALLDRLAEIGVSARGVQMEHDVWMLMQAVAPAEADVWLADKTAALADPEFQRIYLDHDEAFDWSPDDPRLPELAARARAWLAVRPEMPIADPEVTRLAMSAAGASSPAWERMAQL, encoded by the coding sequence ATGATCACGATCGGGCAGCTCGCGAGGTACGCGGGCGTGACGATCAAGGCGGTCCGGCACTACCACAAGGTGGGCCTGCTGCCGGAGCCCGCGCGTGATGCCTCCGGCTACCGCCGCTACACCGCGCGGGACGCGATCGACCTGGTCAAGATCCGCACCCTGGCCGAGGCCGCGGTCCCGTTGGCGCGCATCGAAGAGCTGCTGCGCGCCGACCCCGCCGAGTTTGCCGCGTCGATCGCCGAGATCGACGCGGCACTGCGCCGGCGCGAGGAGGAGATCCGCCAGGCCAGGGAACGCGTGACCCGCCTGCAGGCCGGCGCCACGCTGTTCGTCACCGCCGAGGCGGCCGCACTGCTCGACCGGCTCGCGGAGATCGGCGTCAGCGCGCGGGGCGTCCAGATGGAGCACGACGTGTGGATGCTCATGCAGGCCGTCGCACCGGCCGAGGCGGACGTGTGGCTCGCCGACAAGACCGCGGCGCTCGCGGATCCCGAGTTCCAGCGGATCTACCTCGACCACGACGAGGCGTTCGACTGGTCACCGGACGACCCGCGGCTGCCCGAACTGGCCGCGCGGGCTCGTGCGTGGCTCGCCGTGCGGCCGGAGATGCCGATCGCCGATCCGGAGGTCACGCGGCTGGCGATGTCGGCGGCGGGGGCGTCGTCGCCGGCGTGGGAACGGATGGCGCAGCTGTAG
- a CDS encoding HEAT repeat domain-containing protein, giving the protein MGIAKARRIAQHAHRGQLAGDGELFLDQLERLVGAVEERGGGWVARQAAWLHAVPATGVDLARLDLPWRVLRVVEALQPESPWSGPVLARLRQFPDAVLVHDVLTADRPAHHRPEVPVDALPRSPVDRERLLREAESAFPGVAGAAIAELTGAGDEREVELLRTVMLRPEREWRWARRTARARLTAIGGPAAVAALRQWVFSPLDVPWRDDRDWLRRNAADVVPRLVEVVSDPLWSYEAALALGELRVAEAVLPLCESARTADHPVMQVEALGKIGSAEALPTLVELLGHRNPEVRDHVLRALARIGDDQVVDVVLEACEDLDPRVRDRAARVLVRLGDSRAVPRLVRLCDTRHAAAAADALTRIGDPRALPTLWHLFQHHEDKAVRHAAGRGLARIEGEQQVVYPGDVLVLRAHVWLLGHKPDWHHHRLEQSVRHADAIVRARVAEAYGRLGTGAQHLRVLLDDPDPRVRAAARFATARQ; this is encoded by the coding sequence ATGGGGATCGCGAAGGCGCGCCGGATCGCACAGCACGCACACCGGGGACAGCTCGCCGGCGACGGCGAGCTGTTCCTGGACCAGCTGGAACGTCTGGTGGGTGCTGTCGAGGAACGCGGCGGCGGATGGGTGGCCCGGCAGGCGGCGTGGCTGCACGCCGTGCCCGCGACCGGGGTGGACCTGGCGCGCCTGGACCTGCCGTGGCGGGTGCTGCGGGTGGTGGAGGCGTTGCAACCGGAGTCGCCTTGGTCGGGGCCTGTGCTCGCTCGGCTGAGGCAGTTCCCGGACGCTGTCCTGGTCCACGACGTGCTGACCGCCGACCGTCCCGCTCACCACCGGCCCGAAGTCCCCGTGGACGCGTTGCCGCGGTCGCCGGTTGACCGGGAACGCTTGCTGCGCGAGGCGGAGTCCGCTTTCCCCGGCGTGGCCGGCGCCGCGATCGCTGAGCTGACCGGTGCGGGGGACGAGCGCGAGGTCGAGCTGCTGCGCACGGTGATGCTCAGGCCAGAGCGGGAATGGCGCTGGGCCCGCCGCACCGCGCGGGCCAGGCTGACCGCGATCGGTGGTCCGGCGGCAGTCGCGGCCTTGCGGCAGTGGGTGTTCAGCCCACTGGACGTGCCGTGGCGTGATGACCGGGACTGGCTGCGCCGCAACGCGGCGGACGTGGTGCCCCGGCTGGTCGAGGTGGTGTCCGACCCGTTGTGGTCCTACGAGGCGGCGTTGGCGCTGGGCGAGCTGCGGGTCGCCGAGGCGGTGCTCCCGTTGTGCGAGAGCGCGCGGACGGCCGATCACCCGGTCATGCAGGTCGAGGCCCTGGGCAAGATCGGTTCCGCCGAAGCGCTGCCGACGCTGGTCGAGCTGCTCGGGCATCGCAACCCGGAGGTCCGCGACCACGTGCTGCGTGCGCTCGCGCGGATCGGCGACGACCAGGTCGTCGACGTGGTGCTCGAAGCGTGTGAGGACCTCGACCCGCGCGTGCGGGACCGGGCGGCACGCGTGCTCGTCAGGCTCGGCGACAGCCGAGCGGTGCCGCGGCTGGTCCGCCTGTGCGACACCCGGCACGCCGCCGCGGCAGCCGACGCGTTGACCCGCATCGGCGACCCGCGCGCGTTGCCGACGCTGTGGCACCTGTTCCAGCACCACGAGGACAAGGCGGTCCGGCACGCGGCCGGACGCGGGTTGGCCCGCATCGAAGGCGAACAGCAGGTGGTGTACCCCGGCGACGTGCTCGTCCTGCGCGCCCACGTGTGGCTGCTCGGCCACAAGCCGGACTGGCACCACCACCGCCTGGAACAGTCGGTCAGGCACGCCGACGCGATCGTGCGAGCCCGCGTCGCCGAGGCGTACGGCCGGCTGGGCACCGGTGCCCAGCACCTCCGCGTCCTGCTCGACGACCCCGACCCGCGCGTTCGAGCGGCCGCCCGGTTCGCGACCGCCCGACAGTGA
- the metH gene encoding methionine synthase: MSDLKSLLTQRIAVLDGAWGTMFQQAQLTPQDYRGIEFGDHHMDVTGDPDLLNLTRPDLVLDVHRQYLSAGADITTTNTFTATSIGQADYGLQDRVRDMNLAGARIARQAAEEFGGKFVAGSVGPLNVTLSLSPKVEDPAYRAVTYQQVEDSYAEQIAALRDGGVDLLLIETIFDTLNCKAAITAARKVAPELPLWISVTIVDLSGRTLSGQTVEAFWDSVEHAKPLVVGVNCSLGAAEMRPHVAELAQKAGTFVASHPNAGLPNAFGGYDETPDQTAALLKEFAQAGIVNVVGGCCGTSPAHIRAIAEAVGDESPREVPQTRATTRFSGLETFEIGADTGFAMIGERTNVTGSAKFRRLIEADDHQAALAVALDQVRGGANLLDVNMDADLLDGEQAMTTFLNLIATEPEIARIPVMIDSSRWSVLQAGLRCVQGKGVVNSISLKEGEEPFLEQARVIRDFGAGVVVMAFDEQGQADTTERKVEICARAYDLLTQQVGFPAEDIIFDPNVLAVATGIEEHNGYAKAFIDALPLIKERCPGARTSGGISNLSFSFRGNDVVREAMHSAFLFHAVKAGLDMGIVNAGQLVVYEDIPADLLELVEDVIFNRREDATDRLVTHAETVKGPGQKRVVDLSWREAPVAKRLEHAILHGVVDFIEEDAEEARQALPRPLDVIEGPLMDGMKVVGDLFGAGKMFLPQVVKSARVMKRAVAYLEPFMDAEPKARTGGNGKVVLATVKGDVHDIGKNIVGVVLGCNNYEVIDLGVMVPAAKILDTAIKEHADVIGLSGLITPSLDEMVAVAEEMQRRGMKLPLLVGGATTSKQHTAVKVAPVYDEPVVHVLDASRVVGVVSDLRDDRRGHELNLANRAEQARLREQHANRRQVPLLTVADARANAEQVDFSDLPTPAFTGTRVLTPPVAELREFIDWTFLFLAWELKGKFPAILEQPVARELYDDATALLDEIIANDSFQPRGVYGFWPAHAEGDDIVLQDGDETVKWPMLRQQTQKPLSRPNRCLADYVAPQGDHIGGFAVTVLGADDLAAEYEARNDDYRAIMVKALADRLAEAFAEWIHLRARREWFEPDAQPELADLHAERFRGIRPALGYPACPDHTVKRELFDVLDAERIGVELTESFAMNPAASVSGMIFQHPEAKYFTVGRLGRDQVEDYAIRRGKPLAEVEQWLRPNLGYDPF, encoded by the coding sequence GTGAGTGACCTGAAGTCCCTGCTGACCCAGCGGATCGCCGTGCTCGACGGCGCCTGGGGCACGATGTTCCAGCAGGCCCAGCTCACTCCGCAGGACTACCGGGGCATCGAGTTCGGCGACCACCACATGGACGTCACCGGCGACCCCGACCTGCTCAACCTCACGCGCCCGGACCTGGTGCTCGACGTGCACCGGCAGTACCTGTCCGCCGGCGCGGACATCACCACCACGAACACGTTCACCGCCACCTCGATCGGGCAGGCCGACTACGGGCTGCAGGACCGGGTGCGCGACATGAACCTGGCCGGCGCCCGGATCGCCCGCCAGGCCGCGGAGGAGTTCGGCGGGAAGTTCGTGGCCGGCTCGGTCGGGCCGCTCAACGTCACGCTGAGCCTCTCGCCCAAGGTGGAGGACCCGGCCTACCGCGCGGTCACCTACCAGCAGGTCGAGGACTCCTACGCCGAGCAGATCGCCGCACTGCGCGACGGCGGCGTCGACCTGCTGCTGATCGAGACGATCTTCGACACGCTCAACTGCAAGGCCGCCATCACCGCGGCCCGCAAGGTCGCGCCCGAGCTGCCGCTGTGGATCTCGGTGACGATCGTCGACCTGAGCGGCCGGACCCTGTCCGGACAGACCGTCGAGGCCTTCTGGGACTCGGTCGAGCACGCGAAGCCGCTGGTCGTGGGCGTGAACTGCTCGCTGGGCGCCGCCGAGATGCGCCCGCACGTGGCCGAGCTCGCGCAGAAGGCCGGCACGTTCGTCGCCTCGCACCCCAACGCCGGCCTGCCCAACGCGTTCGGCGGCTACGACGAGACCCCCGACCAGACCGCGGCCCTGCTCAAGGAGTTCGCGCAGGCCGGCATCGTCAACGTCGTCGGCGGCTGCTGCGGCACCTCCCCCGCGCACATCAGGGCCATCGCCGAGGCCGTCGGCGACGAGTCGCCGCGCGAGGTCCCGCAGACCCGCGCGACCACCAGGTTCAGCGGCCTGGAGACGTTCGAGATCGGCGCCGACACCGGGTTCGCGATGATCGGTGAGCGCACCAACGTCACCGGCTCCGCGAAGTTCCGCAGGCTGATCGAGGCCGACGACCACCAGGCGGCGCTGGCGGTCGCCCTGGACCAGGTGCGCGGCGGCGCGAACCTGCTCGACGTGAACATGGACGCCGACCTGCTCGACGGCGAGCAGGCGATGACGACGTTCCTCAACCTGATCGCGACCGAGCCGGAGATCGCGCGGATCCCGGTGATGATCGACAGCTCCCGCTGGAGCGTGCTGCAGGCGGGTCTGCGCTGCGTGCAGGGCAAGGGCGTGGTCAACTCGATCAGCCTCAAGGAGGGCGAGGAGCCGTTCCTGGAGCAGGCCCGCGTCATCCGCGACTTCGGCGCCGGCGTCGTCGTCATGGCGTTCGACGAGCAGGGCCAGGCCGACACGACCGAGCGCAAGGTCGAGATCTGCGCCCGCGCCTACGACCTGCTCACGCAGCAGGTCGGCTTCCCGGCCGAGGACATCATCTTCGACCCGAACGTGCTCGCGGTCGCGACCGGCATCGAGGAGCACAACGGCTACGCCAAGGCGTTCATCGACGCCCTGCCGCTGATCAAGGAGCGCTGTCCGGGCGCACGCACCAGCGGTGGCATCTCGAACCTGTCGTTCTCCTTCCGCGGCAACGACGTCGTCCGCGAGGCGATGCACTCCGCGTTCCTGTTCCACGCGGTCAAGGCGGGCCTGGACATGGGCATCGTCAACGCGGGCCAGCTCGTGGTCTACGAAGACATCCCCGCCGACCTGCTGGAGCTGGTCGAGGACGTCATCTTCAACCGCCGCGAGGACGCCACCGACCGGCTCGTCACGCACGCGGAGACCGTCAAAGGCCCCGGCCAGAAGCGGGTCGTGGACCTGTCGTGGCGCGAGGCCCCGGTCGCCAAGCGGCTGGAGCACGCGATCCTGCACGGTGTCGTCGACTTCATCGAGGAGGACGCGGAGGAGGCCCGCCAGGCCCTGCCGCGGCCGCTCGACGTGATCGAGGGCCCGCTGATGGACGGCATGAAGGTCGTCGGCGACCTGTTCGGCGCGGGCAAGATGTTCCTGCCCCAGGTGGTGAAGAGCGCGCGGGTGATGAAGCGCGCGGTGGCCTACCTGGAGCCGTTCATGGACGCCGAGCCGAAGGCGCGGACGGGCGGCAACGGCAAGGTCGTGCTCGCCACGGTCAAGGGCGACGTGCACGACATCGGCAAGAACATCGTCGGCGTCGTGCTGGGCTGCAACAACTACGAGGTGATCGACCTCGGCGTGATGGTGCCGGCCGCGAAGATCCTCGACACCGCGATCAAGGAGCACGCCGACGTCATCGGCCTGTCCGGGTTGATCACGCCGTCGCTGGACGAGATGGTCGCCGTGGCCGAGGAGATGCAGCGCCGCGGCATGAAGCTGCCGCTGCTGGTCGGCGGCGCCACGACCTCGAAGCAGCACACCGCCGTGAAGGTCGCCCCGGTCTACGACGAGCCGGTCGTGCACGTGCTCGACGCCTCCCGGGTCGTGGGCGTGGTGTCCGACCTGCGCGACGACCGGCGCGGCCACGAGCTGAACCTCGCCAACCGCGCCGAGCAGGCCCGGTTGCGCGAGCAGCACGCGAACCGCAGGCAGGTGCCGCTGCTCACGGTGGCCGACGCCCGTGCGAACGCCGAGCAGGTCGACTTCTCCGACCTGCCGACGCCCGCGTTCACCGGCACCCGCGTGCTGACCCCGCCGGTGGCGGAGCTGCGCGAGTTCATCGACTGGACGTTCCTGTTCCTGGCCTGGGAGCTCAAGGGCAAGTTCCCGGCGATCCTGGAGCAGCCGGTCGCGCGGGAGCTCTACGACGACGCGACGGCGTTGCTGGACGAGATCATCGCGAACGACTCGTTCCAGCCGCGCGGTGTGTACGGCTTCTGGCCCGCGCACGCCGAGGGCGACGACATCGTGCTCCAGGACGGCGACGAGACCGTGAAGTGGCCGATGTTGCGCCAGCAGACGCAGAAGCCGCTGTCGCGCCCGAACCGCTGCCTGGCGGACTACGTGGCGCCGCAGGGCGACCACATCGGTGGCTTCGCGGTGACCGTGCTCGGCGCGGACGACCTGGCGGCCGAGTACGAGGCCCGCAACGACGACTACCGGGCGATCATGGTGAAGGCGCTGGCCGACCGGCTCGCCGAGGCGTTCGCCGAGTGGATCCACCTGCGGGCGCGCCGCGAGTGGTTCGAGCCGGACGCCCAGCCGGAGCTCGCCGACCTGCACGCGGAGCGCTTCCGCGGCATCCGGCCGGCGCTGGGCTACCCGGCCTGCCCCGACCACACGGTCAAGCGCGAGCTGTTCGACGTGCTTGATGCGGAGCGCATCGGGGTGGAGCTCACCGAGTCGTTCGCGATGAACCCGGCCGCCAGTGTGAGCGGCATGATCTTCCAGCACCCGGAGGCGAAGTACTTCACCGTCGGGCGGCTGGGCCGTGACCAGGTCGAGGACTACGCGATCCGGCGCGGCAAGCCGCTGGCCGAGGTCGAGCAGTGGCTGCGGCCGAACCTCGGTTACGACCCGTTCTGA
- a CDS encoding glycosyl hydrolase family 8: protein MGGRTTALGAAGLVLGLLVAGVTSAEAADPLVSAGKAVTASSIEGTGFEPAKAVDGSSSTRWASLEGQDPQWLRVDLGSAHAISRVRLSWEAAYARSYRVQTSVDGAAWTDVYSTTSGDGGTDDLTVSGSGQYVRVYGTARGTSYGYSLWELEVYGAPSGTPPQPGLGHPFGSRQTPYAAGVLRPSGSTSTLDAKVVDFYQRWKAAFVKQNCGNGWCQVISPDAKFPYVAEAQGYGMVITATMAGADPDAKKTFDGLLKYKLAHPSVNNPDLLASEQDAACRSVNGGDSATDGDMDTAYGLLLADRQWGSSGTYNYRQIAVRNINAIKKSLVNPATNLLLMGDWSTSGNSRQYYGSRSSDWMSDHFRAFRKATGDSAWDTIRVKHQDLIASLQSKYAPNTGLLPDFVQDTNSTPKPAVGEMLERDDTDGTYWYNACRDPWRIGADAALTGDARSLAAARKMNAWIKSKTGGDPARIAVGYQLNGTQISGGSDAAFVAPFAVAATTDPGSQAWLDALWNRMLATPISTNTYFGASIQLQVMITVTGNHWIP, encoded by the coding sequence GTGGGCGGCAGAACGACGGCGTTGGGCGCGGCCGGGCTCGTGCTCGGCCTGCTCGTGGCGGGGGTGACCAGCGCGGAGGCGGCGGATCCACTGGTCTCCGCCGGCAAGGCGGTGACGGCGTCCTCGATCGAGGGAACCGGGTTCGAGCCGGCGAAGGCGGTCGACGGCAGCTCGTCGACCCGCTGGGCCTCGCTGGAGGGCCAGGACCCGCAGTGGTTGCGGGTCGACCTCGGCTCGGCGCACGCGATCAGCCGGGTCAGGCTGAGCTGGGAGGCCGCGTACGCCAGGTCGTACCGCGTGCAGACCAGCGTGGACGGTGCGGCGTGGACCGACGTGTACTCGACCACCAGCGGTGACGGTGGCACCGACGACCTGACCGTGTCCGGCTCCGGGCAGTACGTGCGGGTCTACGGCACCGCGCGTGGTACGAGCTACGGCTACTCGTTGTGGGAGCTGGAGGTCTACGGCGCACCGAGCGGCACTCCTCCGCAGCCGGGGCTCGGCCACCCGTTCGGCAGCAGGCAGACCCCGTACGCGGCCGGGGTGCTGCGACCGTCGGGCAGCACGTCCACGTTGGACGCGAAGGTCGTCGACTTCTACCAGCGCTGGAAGGCCGCGTTCGTCAAGCAGAACTGCGGCAACGGCTGGTGCCAGGTCATCTCACCGGACGCGAAGTTCCCGTACGTGGCCGAGGCACAGGGCTACGGCATGGTGATCACCGCGACGATGGCGGGTGCCGACCCGGACGCGAAGAAGACCTTCGACGGCCTGCTGAAGTACAAGCTCGCCCACCCGTCGGTGAACAACCCCGACCTGCTGGCCTCCGAACAGGACGCCGCGTGCCGCAGCGTCAACGGCGGCGACAGCGCGACCGACGGCGACATGGACACCGCCTACGGCCTGCTTCTCGCCGACCGGCAGTGGGGCAGTTCCGGCACCTACAACTACCGGCAGATCGCGGTCCGCAACATCAACGCGATCAAGAAGAGCCTGGTCAACCCCGCCACGAACCTGCTGCTGATGGGTGACTGGTCGACCTCCGGCAACAGCAGGCAGTACTACGGCTCCCGGTCCTCGGACTGGATGAGCGACCACTTCCGGGCGTTCCGCAAGGCGACCGGTGACTCCGCGTGGGACACGATCCGGGTGAAGCACCAAGACCTGATCGCCTCGCTGCAGTCGAAGTACGCGCCGAACACCGGTCTGCTGCCGGACTTCGTGCAGGACACGAACTCCACGCCCAAACCCGCCGTCGGTGAGATGCTCGAACGCGACGACACCGACGGCACGTACTGGTACAACGCCTGCCGCGACCCGTGGCGGATCGGCGCGGACGCGGCGCTGACCGGTGACGCCAGGTCGCTGGCCGCCGCTCGCAAGATGAACGCTTGGATCAAGTCCAAGACCGGCGGTGACCCTGCGCGGATCGCGGTCGGGTACCAGCTGAACGGCACGCAGATCAGCGGCGGCAGCGACGCGGCGTTCGTGGCGCCGTTCGCGGTCGCGGCCACCACGGACCCCGGCAGCCAGGCGTGGCTGGACGCGTTGTGGAACAGGATGCTGGCCACGCCGATCAGCACGAACACCTACTTCGGCGCGAGCATCCAGCTGCAGGTGATGATCACGGTGACCGGAAACCACTGGATCCCCTGA
- a CDS encoding sugar ABC transporter substrate-binding protein translates to MRSAGLVLGLVGLLSGTAVATTGCGAAASSTALPHVGFVVKRTGGSFAQEMTSGFHEGVGRVGGVSATVTGPPGQDGHREVELFRDLSKAAKGGIAVATSEPALMAPPIGETLREHVSVVGVDMRLTASSGVELHIGNDNYELGEKLADELMRRLPSGATGSVVLGNTTPGLPGFDDRADGIRGRFAEELPGVRVLGPFDTQRDDEANLDAWRRLAAANPDALAFVGTGDCDGFNLAAIKTEKSARWLVGGFGVDPRTLQAVRDGAVVASVSPEHYLKGAVAGWLLARQARGGAELPEGWVFTPGLAVTTANLHEVLHRQESEKARREWFRPQIDAFVKDPASWLRPLEQAR, encoded by the coding sequence ATGCGTTCTGCGGGGCTGGTGCTGGGTCTGGTGGGCCTGCTGTCCGGCACCGCCGTCGCCACCACCGGCTGCGGCGCCGCCGCGAGCTCGACGGCGTTGCCGCACGTCGGGTTCGTCGTCAAGCGCACGGGTGGGTCGTTCGCACAGGAGATGACCAGCGGGTTCCACGAGGGCGTCGGGCGCGTCGGCGGGGTGAGCGCGACGGTCACCGGGCCTCCCGGACAGGACGGGCACAGGGAAGTCGAGTTGTTCCGGGATTTGTCGAAGGCCGCGAAAGGCGGTATCGCCGTCGCCACCTCCGAACCCGCGCTGATGGCGCCGCCGATCGGTGAGACGTTGCGCGAACACGTCTCCGTCGTCGGCGTGGACATGCGACTGACAGCGAGTTCCGGGGTGGAACTCCACATCGGTAACGACAACTACGAACTCGGCGAAAAGCTGGCTGACGAGCTGATGCGCCGACTGCCCTCAGGCGCGACCGGGTCAGTGGTGCTGGGAAACACCACTCCCGGACTTCCCGGGTTCGACGACCGGGCCGACGGCATTCGGGGGCGGTTCGCCGAGGAACTACCGGGAGTGCGGGTGCTGGGGCCGTTCGACACGCAGCGCGACGACGAGGCCAATCTCGACGCGTGGCGCCGGCTCGCTGCCGCCAATCCCGACGCACTGGCTTTCGTGGGTACCGGAGACTGCGACGGGTTCAACCTCGCCGCGATCAAGACCGAGAAGTCGGCGAGGTGGCTGGTGGGCGGGTTCGGGGTCGACCCTCGGACGTTGCAGGCGGTGCGGGACGGCGCGGTGGTGGCGTCGGTCTCGCCTGAGCACTACCTCAAGGGCGCGGTCGCCGGGTGGCTGCTCGCCCGGCAGGCCAGAGGCGGCGCGGAGTTACCCGAGGGGTGGGTGTTCACCCCCGGCCTGGCGGTCACGACGGCGAACCTGCACGAGGTCCTGCACCGGCAGGAGTCGGAGAAGGCGCGCAGGGAGTGGTTCCGGCCGCAGATCGACGCGTTCGTCAAGGACCCCGCGAGCTGGTTGCGACCGTTGGAGCAGGCACGGTGA